The DNA window GCCAGCCGGACGATCGACCCCGAGCGGATCGTGCACTCGCTGCACGCGTACTTCCTGCGCCCCGGCGACACGCGGGTGCCGATCGTCTACGACGTCGAGCGGCTGCGGGACGGCGGGTCGTTCAGTACGCGGCGCGTCGTGGCGCGGCAGCACGGGCAGACGATCTTCTTCATGTCGGCGTCGTTCCACACGCCCGAGCCGGGGTTCGACCACCAGGACGCGGCGCCGGAGGACGTGCCGAAGCCGGAGGACTGCCCGACGCTCGCCGAGGTGATGGAACGCGCCACCGGGCGTTCGAGCGACGCGTGGGCGGCGGAGTGGGCGGCGCTCGACGTTCGGTACGTCGGCGACTCGCTGCGCGGCGACGAGTCGCTGCGCGATCCGGCCCACCCGGCGCGGGCGCGGGTGTGGATCCGGGCGGCGGGGGAGCTGTCCGACGAGACCGCGCAGCACAGCTGCGTACTCGCGTACGCCAGCGACCTCACGTTGCTCGGCGCGACTTTGGTGCCGCACCGTACGCATATCGGTGCGGGTGACGTGCAGACCGCGTCGCTCGACCACGCCATGTGGTTCCATCGGCCCTTCCGCGCCGACCGGTGGCTGCTGTACGACCAGGTCTCGCCGTCGGCTTCGGACGCGCGCGGGCTCGCGACCGGCAACCTGTTCGACCTCGACGGCCGCCTCGTCGCTTCCGTCGTGCAGGAAGGGCTGATCCGGCAGCTGCGACCAAAGTCGTGACTGACCGAGACCTTCGATGAATCGCCCGTGACCTTCGTTCGGGCTTGACTCGACGGTATGACTGCCGTGACCGCTCCCGCGCCCGGACCGACCAGGTTGGGCGAACGGGTGCTCGCGCCCGACCTCGCTCGCGGGTTCATGCTGCTGTGCATCGCGCTCGCGAACTCCCACTACTTCCTGCAGGGCGGGCCGACTTTAGGAGGGTTCCCGCGCGGGTTGACGGGGGTCGACGGGGTGGTGGCGGGGGTCCTTTCGTCGGCGGTGGACGGTCGTTCGTACCCGATGTTCGCGACTTTGTTCGGGTACGGAGTCGCACACATCTACGCGCGCCAGCAGGCCGCGGGGCGGGAGTGGAAGCCGACGCGGAAGCTGCTCCGGCGCCGCAGCCTGTGGATGATCGCGATCGGCCTGCTGCACGGGCTGTTGCTGTACGTCGGCGACATCATCGCGGCCTACGGGATCCTCGCGTTCCTGCTGGTGCCGGTGCTGCGCTGGAAGGACCGGTGGGTGGCGGGCCTCGCGGCGCTGTTCTTCGTGGTGTTGGCGGTGCCGTACGGGGACAGCGGCTCGCTGGCGATCTCGTCGGCCGACAAGGTCGACACGACGATGGTGCCCGAGACGATCGTGTCGCAGCTCGTCGACCGCGCACTGGCGCTGCCGCTCGTCGTGCCGTGGGAGCCGGTCGCGCTCGCGTTCCCATTCCTGGTCGGCATCCTCGCGGCGCGGCATCGGGTGCTCGACGAACCCGCGCGGCATCTGACTTTGCTGCGCTGGATGGCGGTGGTCGGGATCGCCGTCGGGCTGCTGGGCGGGCTGCCGACGGGGCTGATGGTATCGGGGGTCATCGCGCAGCCGGCCGACGCGACGCTGAACCTGTTCGGCACGCTGCACGACAGCACCGGCTACTTCGGCGGCTTCGGCTACGCGGCCGCGATCGCCCTGCTGGCCGTACGCCTCAGCGCGCGGCGCGGTGTGGTGACGCAGGCGATCGCGGCCGTGGGCCAGCGGTCGATGACGTGCTACCTGAGCCAGTCGGTGGTGTGGACAGTGGTGTTCGCCGGGTACGCGCTCGACCTGAGCGGGACGTTGTCGGTGACCGCGGTGGCAGGCATCGCCCTCGCGACGTGGCTGGCCACCGTGGTGATCGCCGACCTCATGCGCCGCCGCGACCGCCGCGGCCCGTTCGAAGTCCTGCTCCGCCGCCTGACGTACCAGCGCTGACCTCAGCCGCCGAGGATGCGCTCGACGCGTTCGACCTTCGCGGTGAGCTCGCCGGTGTGGCCGGGGCGGATGTCGGCCTTCAAGACCAACCCCACCCGCGGCGAGTGCGCGGCCACGGCGTCGACGGCGGCCTTCACGACCGCCATCACTTCGTCCCACTCGCCCTCGATGTTGGTGAACATCGCGTTCGTCTCGTTCGGGAGGCCGGACTCGCGCACGATCCGTACGGCCTCCGCCACTGCTTCGCTGACGCCGCCGGTCGAGTCGCCGCCGGCCGGACTGATGCTGAATGCCACGATCATGAACCCCACCCTGCCGCCCTCTAACGCTCGGAGCCAATTGCGCCTACGGTGGGACCCGCGCGGGGTCGGCGCGAGGAGGGGATTTGCAGCAGCTGACCGGACTGGACGCATCGTTCCTGTCGAACGGTGCCCGAACACGGAGCGGGCATGTCGGCACGGTGTGCCTCCTCGATCCCAGTACGGCGAAGGAACCCCTCACCCTCGATCGCTTCACGCAGGCCATCGAGCCCCGTCTGTTCCTCCTCCCGAACTTCAAGAAGCGCCTCGTCGAACTGCCGTTGTCGCTCGAGCCGGCGTACTTCGTCGACGACGACGAGTTCGACATCGAGTTCCACGTACGTGAGCTCACGCTGCCGCGACCGGGCGACGACAAGCAGCTCGCCGAGCAGGTGTCGCGGCTGCATGCCCGGCCGCTCGACCGGAGCCGCCCGCTCTGGGAGGTGTACCTGGTCAGCGGCCTGTCCGGCGACCGGCTCGCGATCTACAGCAAGGTCGACCACACGGTGCTCGAGGGCAGCGACCGCGACCTGCTCACCGCCGTGCTCGACCTGACGCCGGAACGGCGCGAGTTGCCGCGCCGGCGGTCGCAGCCGCGGTCGAGCGGACTGGGGCAGCTGTTCAAGAGCGCGATCTCGGTCGCCAGCCAGTCGTTGCGGGTCGCCCAGCAGACCGCGA is part of the Tenggerimyces flavus genome and encodes:
- a CDS encoding acyl-CoA thioesterase, yielding MPRSLDELVDLLDLETIEDNLFRGRQPETALQRVFGGQVAGQALMAASRTIDPERIVHSLHAYFLRPGDTRVPIVYDVERLRDGGSFSTRRVVARQHGQTIFFMSASFHTPEPGFDHQDAAPEDVPKPEDCPTLAEVMERATGRSSDAWAAEWAALDVRYVGDSLRGDESLRDPAHPARARVWIRAAGELSDETAQHSCVLAYASDLTLLGATLVPHRTHIGAGDVQTASLDHAMWFHRPFRADRWLLYDQVSPSASDARGLATGNLFDLDGRLVASVVQEGLIRQLRPKS
- a CDS encoding DUF418 domain-containing protein encodes the protein MTAVTAPAPGPTRLGERVLAPDLARGFMLLCIALANSHYFLQGGPTLGGFPRGLTGVDGVVAGVLSSAVDGRSYPMFATLFGYGVAHIYARQQAAGREWKPTRKLLRRRSLWMIAIGLLHGLLLYVGDIIAAYGILAFLLVPVLRWKDRWVAGLAALFFVVLAVPYGDSGSLAISSADKVDTTMVPETIVSQLVDRALALPLVVPWEPVALAFPFLVGILAARHRVLDEPARHLTLLRWMAVVGIAVGLLGGLPTGLMVSGVIAQPADATLNLFGTLHDSTGYFGGFGYAAAIALLAVRLSARRGVVTQAIAAVGQRSMTCYLSQSVVWTVVFAGYALDLSGTLSVTAVAGIALATWLATVVIADLMRRRDRRGPFEVLLRRLTYQR
- a CDS encoding MTH1187 family thiamine-binding protein, with the protein product MIVAFSISPAGGDSTGGVSEAVAEAVRIVRESGLPNETNAMFTNIEGEWDEVMAVVKAAVDAVAAHSPRVGLVLKADIRPGHTGELTAKVERVERILGG